The following proteins come from a genomic window of Fulvitalea axinellae:
- a CDS encoding cytochrome c oxidase subunit 4, which yields MEKETEKHKAFPQELPKPTWYPLVLSMGVALIFWGIVTQYVMSLIGLGLFFYGLVGWINDLRDEYNESGNE from the coding sequence ATGGAAAAAGAAACCGAAAAACATAAAGCTTTCCCTCAGGAACTGCCAAAACCTACTTGGTACCCGCTGGTATTGTCGATGGGCGTGGCTTTGATATTCTGGGGAATTGTGACGCAGTATGTCATGAGTCTGATCGGTTTGGGATTGTTCTTTTACGGCTTGGTCGGATGGATCAACGATTTGAGAGACGAGTACAACGAATCCGGAAATGAATAA
- a CDS encoding ubiquinol-cytochrome c reductase iron-sulfur subunit, with product MNKDTEQNCESCGKGKAGMNRRGFLEKLTFFLGGLSALIIGIPVLGALLEPWLTKKVPVWRSVGRVTDFELGKTVLVKFRDSETAPWEKGIGFTASWLRRDSENCFTAFAINCAHLGCPVRWDADSELFLCPCHGGVYYKNGEVAAGPPPKGLTKYKVRLSGEKVEILTGGVPITTLSDG from the coding sequence ATGAATAAGGATACGGAACAAAATTGCGAATCTTGTGGCAAAGGAAAAGCCGGAATGAACAGGCGGGGCTTTCTCGAAAAGCTTACTTTCTTTTTGGGAGGGTTGTCCGCCCTGATTATCGGGATTCCCGTGTTGGGCGCTTTGTTGGAGCCTTGGCTGACAAAAAAAGTTCCCGTATGGAGATCGGTGGGCCGTGTTACGGATTTTGAGTTGGGAAAAACCGTTTTGGTGAAATTTCGCGACAGCGAAACCGCCCCTTGGGAAAAAGGAATAGGCTTTACGGCTTCCTGGCTCCGGCGCGATAGCGAAAATTGCTTTACCGCCTTTGCGATTAACTGTGCCCATTTGGGCTGTCCCGTACGCTGGGACGCCGATTCGGAGCTGTTTCTGTGTCCCTGTCACGGCGGGGTGTATTACAAAAACGGCGAAGTGGCAGCAGGCCCACCACCCAAAGGTCTGACAAAATACAAAGTGAGATTGAGTGGCGAAAAAGTTGAGATATTAACTGGCGGTGTCCCGATAACGACATTGTCCGATGGATGA
- a CDS encoding cytochrome b N-terminal domain-containing protein — translation MERLRKIWQWIDDRSGISALVVPLAKHLVPPGSKWSYVFGSATLFCLMLQVVTGIGLSLLYQPSSDTAYQSLVLISANTLSAWLRGIHYFGASGMILLMGLHMIRVFLTAAYKFPRELQWITGIVLLLLTIVMGFTGQLLRWDDTGVWSAVVAAEQLGRIPVIGKAIAYFLLGGETVGGYTLGRFYSYHVFIVPALLFGFTAFHVYLVFRNGISEPPKVGRLVDPKKYRVWYEKMLEKKGVPFFPDAAWRDMVFGFCVICIIALSAYFIGAPKLVGPPDPASINANPAPDWYLSWIFALFALMPPKIESYVIAFGPPVLIFLLLALPFLSNKGERHPLRRPWAILGVAMTVAIVIALSIEGMKAPWSPVFDVKPLPASTLDTSDKKLLKGMRLFYDKGCLYCHKIGDRGGLRGPDLTNVSRRLNRQEMTIRIVNGGEYMPAFGGSLSQEELDLIINFLENVSDAKVSR, via the coding sequence ATGGAGCGATTACGGAAAATATGGCAATGGATTGACGACCGGTCGGGGATATCGGCTTTGGTTGTTCCCTTGGCGAAGCATTTGGTTCCGCCGGGGTCTAAGTGGTCGTATGTTTTCGGTAGCGCCACTTTGTTTTGTCTGATGCTTCAGGTTGTTACCGGTATTGGGCTTTCGCTATTGTATCAGCCGTCTTCGGATACGGCTTATCAATCATTGGTGCTTATTTCCGCAAATACCTTGAGCGCTTGGCTTCGGGGCATCCATTATTTCGGTGCTTCGGGAATGATCTTGCTGATGGGCCTGCATATGATCCGTGTGTTTTTGACGGCGGCCTACAAGTTTCCGCGTGAGCTGCAGTGGATTACGGGCATCGTTTTGCTGTTGCTCACCATTGTGATGGGCTTTACCGGACAGTTACTCCGTTGGGATGATACGGGAGTTTGGTCCGCCGTAGTTGCCGCCGAGCAATTGGGGCGTATACCGGTAATAGGCAAGGCGATCGCTTATTTTTTGCTTGGGGGAGAAACCGTGGGCGGTTATACGTTGGGCAGGTTTTATTCTTACCACGTGTTTATTGTTCCGGCTTTGCTCTTCGGTTTTACGGCCTTTCACGTTTATCTGGTTTTCCGAAACGGTATTTCCGAACCTCCGAAAGTAGGCAGGTTGGTTGATCCGAAAAAATATAGGGTTTGGTACGAAAAGATGTTGGAGAAAAAGGGAGTCCCTTTCTTTCCCGACGCCGCTTGGCGCGATATGGTTTTCGGATTTTGCGTAATCTGTATTATTGCGTTATCGGCCTATTTTATCGGTGCCCCGAAGTTGGTTGGCCCGCCGGATCCCGCCAGTATAAACGCCAACCCGGCGCCGGATTGGTACTTGTCTTGGATATTCGCGCTGTTTGCGCTTATGCCTCCCAAAATCGAAAGTTACGTGATCGCTTTTGGGCCTCCCGTATTGATATTCCTTCTGTTGGCGCTTCCGTTTTTGTCCAATAAGGGCGAACGGCATCCGTTGCGCAGGCCTTGGGCGATTTTGGGAGTGGCCATGACCGTCGCTATCGTGATCGCTTTGAGTATTGAGGGGATGAAAGCGCCGTGGTCGCCGGTGTTTGACGTTAAGCCTTTGCCGGCCTCTACCTTGGATACTTCGGACAAAAAACTGTTGAAGGGAATGAGGTTGTTTTACGACAAAGGCTGTCTTTATTGCCATAAAATAGGGGATAGAGGCGGACTTAGGGGGCCGGACCTTACAAATGTTAGCAGGAGGTTAAACAGGCAGGAAATGACGATAAGGATAGTGAACGGAGGAGAGTATATGCCGGCATTTGGCGGGTCGCTTTCGCAAGAGGAGTTGGACTTGATAATCAATTTTTTGGAAAACGTTTCGGATGCAAAGGTTTCCCGTTGA
- a CDS encoding cytochrome c oxidase assembly protein — protein sequence MNGWNALLEEWNFPAVLIIVMLIFLYWIRKAYGNMHTGFWHWFALFAALILAVFALISPLSYLAKKYLFFAHMVRHVLVLMVIPALFWASVAKHDITPAEIKMEKLLYKPLITWPLFLCVMWLLHVPEVVAKVSSEKYASIDFQAWVAVLSLLAGIWFYFPVLGMRSIRAMHPLRCVAYLVTACIGCSLLGIAIAFSPKLLYPGFTGTDPSDPVSVLVRNVWKIQPRTDQQIAGLIMWVPGCLIYLSVSMSILFSWLRKGDREKAVA from the coding sequence CGTTGCTTGAGGAGTGGAATTTCCCCGCTGTGTTGATCATCGTGATGTTGATCTTTCTGTATTGGATCAGGAAAGCTTACGGAAATATGCATACCGGGTTTTGGCATTGGTTCGCTTTGTTTGCTGCTTTGATATTGGCCGTGTTTGCGTTGATTTCTCCATTGTCATATTTGGCCAAAAAGTATCTGTTTTTCGCTCATATGGTCCGTCATGTATTGGTGTTGATGGTTATCCCCGCCTTGTTTTGGGCGAGTGTGGCAAAGCATGACATTACTCCAGCCGAGATCAAAATGGAGAAGCTTTTATATAAGCCGCTGATCACTTGGCCATTGTTTCTGTGTGTGATGTGGCTATTGCACGTCCCGGAGGTGGTGGCCAAAGTCTCTTCAGAAAAGTATGCCAGTATAGATTTTCAGGCTTGGGTAGCGGTTTTAAGTCTTTTGGCCGGAATTTGGTTCTACTTTCCCGTGTTGGGAATGCGCAGTATCCGTGCTATGCACCCTTTGCGTTGTGTCGCGTATTTGGTGACTGCCTGTATCGGCTGTAGTCTGCTGGGAATCGCCATAGCGTTTTCCCCGAAATTGCTTTATCCCGGCTTTACGGGTACAGACCCGTCGGATCCAGTGAGCGTGTTGGTCAGAAACGTTTGGAAAATTCAGCCAAGGACGGACCAACAGATCGCCGGGCTGATAATGTGGGTTCCGGGGTGTCTGATATACCTGTCGGTATCGATGAGTATTCTTTTCTCTTGGCTTAGAAAAGGAGACAGAGAGAAAGCGGTGGCATAA